CGAAAGGCCTTCTCGGCGAAAGGGAGTATGACTGCATTCAATTCATGCTGAATGAATGGAAGAAATGGGACGTTCCATTAGAGCTCCTACAATTCAGGACACGGACGTTTGCTTCGCTGCTTTCCCTTTCCTATGAACGGTTGATTCAATACGGATTGTGTCATTCGATTCTATCTGCCTCTTGGTCTGTAGAGGATGGTATGGGCGGGTGGACGACAGGGGTTTCCCTGGCACGGATGTTTGATGAATTAATGGAGGGGGAGATCCTCCATAAAAGCATTTTGTAAAGCCCGAAGAACCTCCACTTCAGTTTATTAGCTGAAAGTCTCTAAAAAAGCCTCATAAAATATAAAAATCCGGACGATTATTCAAGATTCTCCTCAAAGAATCTCGCATGATCGTCCGGATTTTCCGCTGAAGACTTTTCCTCAACCACTATCCTGTTATTCTTCCGGGAACAGTCGCAGGCTCATTCGCCCATTAATGATCTGACCGGGACTTTTCAATTGGAATGTGTTGCTTTGGGAAGAAAAATCAATTTTCAGCTCATCATCCAGAAAAACCATTTTTGACTTTTCTACGAGGATTGGATAGCTGTTCGTTTCTATCTCAATATCTTCTCCTTCAACAGGCTGCTTCACAAACCATAAGGCAGGGATTCCACTGACTACACAGCCACAGCCTTCTGTATCGTATTTAAGCTTCAGGTGGCCCTGTTGGTTTTCTATTGTATCGTCGATTTTCTGCACGGCTTCTTTTGTTAGTTGTATTTTCATTTTTACACGCTCCTCTATTCACTATCGTATCACATTTCATCGGTTTCCTTTTGGATATTGCTTTTTTGGTCTATTCACTTTACTATCGAAAGTGGGGAATTCTTTTGTATTTTTTAGAAAGGGTGGTTTTTCATGACAAAAGCGCAAATTAAAGTGAATGATAATGGTTCTTTTCGTGTAAGCGGTGACGTTGAATTGATCGATGCCGACGGAAATGTTTTTCCGACGAAGCAAGTGTTCACTCTTTGCCGTTGCGGACTATCTGTAAAGATGCCGTTCTGTGACGCATCTCATAAAGGGAAATTCGAATCATGTGTCCGTGCTGAAAAAGTATTGGACGAAGAATAACAAAGAAGAGAGGCTTCCCGGAGCCTCTCTTTTCATTTCAATCAAAAAAACGAATATCCACCACGGTTGCGAGGGAGAGATAGTATACTTCTTCAAATTTGTCTACAACATGCAGTTTCCCTTCAAGTGAGTCGACATGATGAATCGTCCCGATCAATAATTGATGACGGTGGTTTTTATGGTGGGTAATCGACACCTGCTTGCCAAACTCCATTGCCTCTGCAACGACCTCATTCATCCTGTCCAATTCCTGTTCGTCAAGCTCCACTTTTTTTTCATGCGTATCTTCTTTTGCCCAGTCCCTTAACAGTTTCACATGCTCCGGCAGCATCATCGATGTCCACTTTATTCTTCCCCGATCACGGATCAACGCCCTCACCTCCCTATATGCTATGATTTATGTCCGCCCACAAGGCGGGCACGGTGCCTCGCCGTCCCTGCTTCAGTATAAGAGACGGCACGGAGCAGGGAACCGGAACCATATTTATTTCGGATCCGGTCGACAACATACCCCAGCTCTCGCTTTTCCCAACGGTCAGGTTCGAATAATGACACCTGCAATGAGCCATCTTCCACAATATTAGACAGGGAAATATGGATTTTCCTAACGGTTTTACCGCTATAGTTCTCCTCAAATAACGCCAGGCACACCCTGTACAGGTCCATGGTGATGTTGGTCGGTTCCTCTATCGTCCGGGAACGGTGGAACCCGCCCCCAAATTCTTCATGGCTGTACCCGATGCCAAAACTGACGGTCCTTCCCGCCTTCCGATGGTTGCGGGCCCGCCTGGCGACCTCTTCGCACATTTCCAAAATGACTCGTTTGATTTCCTTTTTCTCTTTATAATCACGCATCAAAATCTGGCCCTTACCGAAGCTGACCTGCCCATCCATGATCGGTGCCCCGATTTCAGAAAGGTCCACTCCCCATGCATGATAATAAAGCTGATTTCCCATCACACCGAACTTCGCCTCAAGCTTCTCAAGGTCATACTTCGCCAATTGACCGACAGAGAAGATGCCCATCCGGTTGAGGCTCTTCTCAAGACGTCCGCCTATCCCCCACATTTCACGAAGCGGTGACAGGGGCCACAGCTTTTTCGGAACATCTTTGTATGTCCATTCGGCCACCCCCTTTTTCTTTGCCTCAAGATCCAGGCACAGCTTGGAAAGGAGCATATTCGGGCCGATCCCGATCGCACACGGAAGCTGAAACTCCCTTTCCATGTCGTCTTTGATTTTGCGGGCGATGGTCGTCGCATCCCCCCATAGATTCGTCGCTCCGTCGATTTTAATAAAGCTTTCGTCCACGCTGTACGTATGGATGGCATCCTTCGGTACATAGCGATGGAACAGCCGGGTAAGCTCTGTGGAAATACGGACGTACGTTGCCATTTTCGGCTCGACAAGCCGGATGCGCGGATCGTTCGGGATCTCAAACATCCTCGAACCGGTTTTGATTCCAAAGTCCTTCTTCAATCTCGGCGAGGCAGCGAGCACGATGCTCCCCTGCCGATCTTTATCCCCCACTACAGCCAAGTGACATTCAAGGGGGTCCAGCCCCTCCATGACAGCCGAACAGCTAGCATAAAAGCTCTTCATATCGATGCACAAAATCTTGTGGTGTGGCAGCACACTGTAATCGACAGTCATATCTTCGCCCTCCATTTTACCTGAAATAGAACAAACGTTCTTACATAGTATAGTTATGATTCTATACGAATATACGTTCCCTTTCAACTTAAATTACTGGTAATGGAGAAAATAACAAGAAAAGCGAAGGCGGCTTGGTCAGGCCCGACAAGCATAAGATGAATCGACCGGAAAGGCGTTCTTTGCCTTTTTGGTCGATTTAGCTTATGACCTCGAGGGACTAGCCGCCGGAGCTGGACAAAAGAAAAGCGGAAGGGCTTTGCTCAGAGGCGACAAGCATAAGACGAACCAGCCGGAAAGGCGTTCTTTGCCTTTTTGGCTGGTTTGACTTATGACCTCGAGCCTCTAAGCCCTGCAGCTGGACATCAAGAAAAGCGGAGGCGGCTTGGTCAGGCCCGACAAGCATAAGATGAATCGACCGGAAGGCGTTCTTTGCCTTTTTGGTCGATTCATCTTATGACCTCGAGGGACTAGCCGCCTGAGCTGGACAAAAGAAAAGCGGAAGGGCTCGCCCTGGGGAGACAAGCATAAGACGAGTCACCCGGAAAGGCGTTCTTTGCCTTTCAACGCAAAAAAGATGAGACCACAATCGCCAAATGATTGTGGTCTCATCTTTTTTATCTATCAACCTTTACCGGCTTGGAATCCAGGATATTTTGTCATCCCTCCGTCCGCAATAAGCGTCGTTCCAGTGACATAGCCTGCCTGCTCTGAAGCTAGGAAGGCCGCACAGGACGCAATCTGCTCCGGTTCTCCTATATAACCGAGGGGAATGAGTTTTTCTACTCCTTTCTTCTTTTCAGGGTCAGAAAATTTTTCCGCATTGATTGGCGTATCGATCGCTCCCGGAGCAATGTTATTTACACGTATCCCATCCGGGGCAAATTCCAGCGCAAGACTTTCCATCAATAATTTCACCCCGCCTTTACTGGCTGCATAATGAACAAAATGGGGCCATGGGATGATTTCATGTACGGAAGAAATATTGATGATCGAGCCTTTGATATCGTGATCGAGCATATATTTCGCTGCTTCACGGCAACCGAGAAAAGTGCCTGTCAGATTGGTATTTATTACCCGTTGCCAATCTTCCAGGGAAAGATTTTCAGAAGGTACTTCATTTTCCACCCCTGCGTTATTCACGTAAATATCAAGGCGTCCATAGGTATCGTGGGCACAGCGGACAAATCTTTGGACGTCCTCTTCCTTCGAGACATCCCCCTGTATGATGGAAGCTGTCCCTCCTGCCTCTACGATTTCCTGTAACAGTGCCTCTGGATTTTCTTCTTCATTGAAATAATTGATGACCACTTTACATCCTTCGCTTGCAAATCGTTTTGCAATGGCTTTGCCGATGCCTGTCGCGGCACCTGTGATGATGGCCACCTTATCCGTTAAATCTGTATACATGTCCCATTCCTCCTTACTCTTTGGTAAACCCTAATAGAACTCCCCCGATAATGATGAGGAGACATCCTGCAATAACGAGAAGAATTTGCTTTTTCGATTTCTTTTCACCAAGGAAAAACAAACCGCCGAGAGTGGAAATGACGATCCCTGTTTGGGAAAGGGAAAAACTTGTCGCAACCCCGATACGTGGAAGGGCAAGCAATAACCCCAAGTTCCCTGATGCCCACATGAGACCGGTCAATATGTTCCGGATCGTATATTTGTTAAAGGGCTTATGCCTGAACGTAATGACAACAGCCCCGATAAACATTCCAATCGCCTGAGGCAATATGGCCTCCCATCCGTCGATATCAAACCATCTTAATATGACGACATAAGCTATGTATCCGCCGCTTGAAAGCAGCAAAGTCAGTAGGCCCTTCTTAAGTTGGGACCCTTCATCATCTTCGGATTTTTGAGTGAATGAGGTCAGGACGACACCAATAATAAGAGCTAATACGGCTCCGCTTCCGAGAAGGATCGTTTCCGTCGTTTCCCATTCTTTAAACACCAATACCCCAAAGAGGGTCGTACCGATCAGCTGCATGCCTGTGGAAATCGGCACGGTTTTCGATACGCCGATGAATTTCACACTCGCTAACTGGTTCACTTGTCCGACTGCCCAGAAGACACCGGATATTAAGCCGATTCCCCAAACAAATAACGTCAATTCAGGGGATTTGATGAAGAAAACGCCAGTGGCAAACAATAATGCCCCTATCGTAATCCCAACTGTTTGACTATAAGCATTCCCTCCAAGTTTTACACTTACAAACACAAGGCTTCCCCATGCTACCGCGGGAATGAGGGCTAAAAGAATTCCTATCATACATCCACATCCTTTTTCCGACAATATTTCTAGTTTTCCGCTGAAACCATTTTCCTAGCCGCTCAGGCTAGAAAAATATAAATATATTCCACTCACACATGCATACCCTTCTTTTGCCCGTGCTAATCTCACCATGGATGGAAACATGGATATATCCTGCTTGAAACAGAAGGGATTTTTCAAATCATGTCGAATCAAGGTATAAATCAAGACACAAGGAGAGACAGAAATGGACAAATGGATACAATACGGGGTGACAGCACTGCTTTTTCCAGGGAGCATTGTGAATTCCATCATCAGAAAAAAAGAGGAGCAGCCGCCTGCCGGAAAAATGCTTCACACACCGAGGGGAACATTCCATGTGATTGAAAAAGGACAGGGACCCCTCACCATCATGATGGACGCAGGACTGTCGGGAAGTTCACTCCATTGGCATCATGTACAGGAGAAACTGAGCCAGCATGCTCATACCATTTCATTTGACCGGGGCGGGTACGGCTGGAGTGACAGACGGAGCGGCCAATATGATGGAAAGGAAACCGTAAAAGATATGACAGCGATTTTGGAAGGGTTGGGCTGCACTTCCCCTCTCGTCATGGTGGGGCATTCCTATGGAGGGTTGAATGTAAGGCTGTTTGCACAAGAACACCGAAAAAGGGTGAAAGGGATCGTGCTGGTGGATGCAGTACATGAAGAAAGATACGAAACAGAAGAAACCGATAGGATGGAAGCCATAAAGAAAAACTTGAGGTGGATGAAGCTTGGATATTATAGCGCCTATACAGGGGTCCCGAGGCTTCTGAAAATGAAAGTGGGCGGAAGAATGATAGCGAAAGAGGTGGCCCACCTCCACTCTTACATGGCCTATAAGCCGAGCGCTTATGAAGCCGTATACAAGGAACTGAGGGACAGCGGCTTCACGGCCCGTCAAGTGAAGGAGAGCACCCCGCTTCACAGAGACCTCTTTATGACCATCATCCAATCCAATAACAAATCACCGGAATGGCTTCGCTATCAGGAGAAGTTGCAGCAGCTCACCGATCACCCGACCGTTATCCTTACCGACCATGGACACAATATCCACATGGAAAATCCCTCCCTGGTGGCAAGAGCAGTCAGTGAACAGTTGAAGAAGATTGATACACACATTTTAAAAGAAGAAAGCGTCCGGTCATGACCGGACGCTTTCTTCTTTATCATTTGGTGGAGGTATGTATAGGGACAATGACCCTTTCATTGTCAACATTCACAATGACATGAACGTCCCTGTCGATGGAAAGGTCCTTAAATCGCAATGAATACAAGCCTGTAGGATTTTTTTCGATGGATTGAATGACGACTTGTGAAAACCGCGGGTCCCTCATGACTAATTGGACAGCGCTTGCTTCCGTTTTACTCTGTTGATCTGTCAGAAAGACGAATTGATCAGCCGCTGCCCTCCTGGGATAGGATTCTTCGAGCTTGCCGTCAAAGCGGACATTCACTTTCTTTCCCATTTCTATCTCTTCTTTTCCGACCTTTTTATCCTTATCTGTCACCATGACGGTGTGGTTATCAAAAGAAAACCAGACATCATTCACCAATACTTGATCCTGTTCGAGCTGGGTGACAAAGCCTATGAAATCTGTGCTTGCTTGTGATGAATTGACAGATGTGGATGGCCCGCAGCCGGAGAACAGAATACAAAAACCAAGTATCAGAACAATCAAACATTTCTTCATAGACTCCCCCCTCAGTTAATTAGACGAATGAGCCCACAGGATGGTTTCATTATTTTTTGAAAAAAAAGCTATTTCCTACTTTTTCTACAAAAGATGGAAATAATTGATAGATGCGACTGCCTGCGTTCATCCACCGGGGAAGATTGATTTCCCTTTTGTTCGTTAAAAGGGCACGAACGACTTCTTCTGCCACTTTTCTTGGATCCAGCATGAACTTTTCCACATTTTTCGTATATGTGCCCGACTCATCGGCAATGGTGAAGAAGTCAGTGGCAATCGGCCCCGGGTTCACTGCGGTCACATATACGCCATAACGCTTCGCTTCCATCCGGAGGCTGTTTGTATATCCAAGGACAGCATGCTTGGATGCAGAGTAGGCACTGGACTTTGGCGAAGCAAACTTCCCTGCCTGGGAAGCGATATTGATCACATGCCCAAATCCCTGTTCCCGCATGATGGGAAGGACTTCGCCGGTACAAGCCATCAGGCCGAGGACATTGACGTCCATCATCCCCTTCACATCTTGAAATGATGTTTCATGGGCTTCTTGGAAAATGCCATATCCGGCATTATTGATTAAGGCATGAATGGTCCCGAAATCGTTCAGGATCTGTTGGAACGTGCCGGGAATTTGGTCATAATCCGTCACGTTTAACGGATATATTTCAACCTTGCACTTATACACCGTGCCCAGTTTTTCTTTCAATGCTTCCAACAAGTGGACGCGACGTGCGATCAAGGCAAGGTTTCCACCGCTTTTGGCCACCTTGATCGCCATCTGTTCTCCGATGCCTCCCGAAGCTCCGGTGATGACAATCGTTTTTCCTTTTAATCTACTGTTCAAGTCTTCTCACATCTTTCTAAGCAAAATAATAATAAACGCCGTTCCGCTTTTCCTTCTGAATTTCATGAAGGGATTCAAGGTAATCCAATTGACCGATTGTTTCCGAGAGTGTAAGGCCCAGCTCTTTACGATAAAGGGACGGAAATAACTGCCTGCAGATATCAAACACGGACAGGGCATTTCCTTTCACCATCTCCCGTACACCTAAAGCCCTTTCTTCTTGTTTCCCTAACCTCTTCGGAATTAATCCATGTACATCTGAAATATTCTCCCCATGACCTGTATAGGCAATCGAAATCGGGATATCCAACAGCTTCTTCAGGGAGGCATTGTATTGAAGCAATGGCTTCGACCGTTCCCCTTCACCTTCGAATGGCGGTTCAATGAGGGGATTCGGCGAGATCGAGGCCAAAATATGATCCCCCGCTATCAACACACCATCACGTTCCCTGTATAGTGATAAGTGGCTCTGTGCATGCCCGAGGGTTTCAATGATTGACCAGTCATTCATCCCGGGAATCCGGTCCCCCTCATGTATAGCGACATCCAGTTCCCGCTGCCCCATATACTTTAAGGGACCTTTGAACTTAGGGATGGCCTGGAGGTATTCCTCGGGAAGTCCGGCCTCGACGGCCAATTGCATGAAGAAACGGTCATGCACCGTGTGAAAGCTGTCATCACGGTATAACCAGAAGCGGTTGTACTGATGACCATACACCTTCACTGAATCAGGAAACCGCTCAATCAATCCGGCATGGTCGGGATGATGGTGGGTCAGGACGATTTGATCGATGTCCCTCGTTGTATAACCCAATAAAGAAAGCTGTTCGGTCAATTGCTGCCAGGCAGTATCGGTGAGAGGCCCCACATCCACAAGTGTAAGGGTATCCCCTTTTACTACATATACATTCACGTCCCCTACGGCAAAGGGGGTGGATAGCGTGATCTTTGCTACGCCGTTCACTAAAGTTGTCATATTTTCACCACATTCATCATAATAAAAGGGCAGGCAGTACGTAAAAAAACTCATGCCTTTCCTGTCCAGGGTTCATTTTCACAAAAAATGAATGACCCTTCATTTAATAGTGTACAATTTTACCAAACAAATGTCATTTTTAAAATGTTAGAATATACTGAAATAAACACTTGACAGACTAGCTCTCTTTCAAAGATAATCACCTATAATATATATTTCACAGTCCCTTCATCATTTTACATATCCATACGAGAAAAAGCGATGATAAAGGCCAGTAATGAATGGATGATGTCAGAGATCGGCTGCCCACCGGCTGAAAGGCGCCGTCGTCCGCTCCATTCATGAACCTACCTTTTGAGCGTCTTAAAGCAGAACGTGTTCCAGCGTTACTTGGAAATGAAGTGTGTTCATGCCATCAACCATGGAATGGACAAATCAAGGTGGTACCACGGAAGCAGATCCTTTCGTCCTTTATGGATGAAGGGGTCTGCTTTTTTTTCGAAAACAGAAGGAGGAATGGGCGGATGAATACATTGTTTATCGGGGCCGGGTCGATGGCTCACGCATTATTGAAGGGTGCATTGAGAGCAGGCGTTTTAAAGAAGGAAGAGGTGTATGTGACGAACCGCTGCAATCAGCATAAATTAGACGAAATCGTAGAGGAATTCGGTGTCGGTAAGTACAATCAAGACACGCGATATGATACCGTCATCCTCGCAATGAAGCCGAAAGACTTTCATGATGCGGCACAGTCTGTCCGCACCTTTCTTTCATCAGATACTTTGGTCATCTCCCTGTTGGCCGGAATCACGATAGAGCATATAAGGGAGCAACTCTCCTTTAACGGAGCCGTTGCAAGGGCCATGCCCAATACAAGTGCAGCAGTGGGAAAATCAGCGACTGCCGTATCGTTCAATCCATCCACCACCCATTTCCACAGGGAATGGACGACTGCCCTGTTTGAATCTGTCGGCACCGCGGTCGAAGTTGATGAGAGTAAGCTGGATCTTATTACGGCACTGTCTGGAAGCGGACCTGCTTATATTTATTATGTGGCTGAATTGCTCAAAGATGCTGCAGTGGAGCTCGGACTTGAGAAAGAACTCGCGGAGGGCCTCATCACACAAACCATCTCAGGTGCAAGTGCCATGTTGGAGAAATCCGGTTTGGAGGCCCAAGAGTTAAGGAAGAATGTCACCAGTCCCGGGGGAACGACCGAAGCCGGAATCGCAGCATTAGAGGAATATGAAATGAAAGATGCGTTTATCCACTGCGTCAGCTCTGCCAAGAAACGTTCAGAATTTCTCGGTGAAATGATGAACATGCAATCTCCCAAAAGCTGACCCGCCTCCCGCTTGATATATAACGATTCATCCCGTGAATCAAAAGACATTTCCGCAAGAGCGGGAGCACATTTCTTTTCCAGGTTAAGGGCTGTTGTTATAATCGGTATGCACGACTATTTAGAAACCCGAAATAATTCAATCAGGGAAGGTGATCTAAAAATGAACGCTAAACTATTCCAACCATATACACTGAAAAATGTAGAGCTCAAAAACAGGATTGTGATGGCCCCTATGTGCATGTATTCCTCTCACAATGAAGACGGAAAAGTGGAGAATTGGCATCGCACCCATTATACGAGCCGAGCTGTCGGAGGCGTCGGTCTCATCATACAGGAAGCGACTGCCGTCACACCTCAGGGAAGGATATCCCCCCGTGACTTGGGAATCTGGGATGATGAGCATATTGAAGGCTTGAAAGAGTTGGTAGGATTGATCAAGGAGCAGGGTGCGAAAACAGGAATCCAGCTTGCACATGCAGGAAGGAAAGCCGTCCTCGAAGGTGATATCCTCGCTCCGTCTGCCATCCCATTCAATGACGAAATGAAAACCCCGCTTGAAATGACAGCCCATGATATCAAGGAAACCATCACGGCATTCGTCCAAGGGGCTGAAAGAGCACGGAAAGCAGGATTCGATGTGATCGAAATTCACGGTGCCCACGGATACCTTATCAATGAATTTCTCTCCCCCCTTTCAAATAAACGTACGGACGAATACGGTGGATCGGCAGAAAACCGCTACCGATTCCTCGGAGAGATCATTGACGGCATAAAAGCGGTATGGGACGGACCGCTCCTTGTCCGCGTCTCGGCTAAAGATTATCACGGGGAAGGCTTGGACATCGAAGACTATGTAGCTTTCGGAAAGTGGATGAAAGAACAGGGAGTCGATTTGATCGACGTAAGTTCCGGCGCACTGGTCCCTGCACGGATCCCCGTATTCCCCGGGTATCAGGTAAAGCTTGCCGAGACGATCAAACACGGCGCAGGCATCGATACGGGCGCCGTCGGATTGATCACAACAGGCATACAGGCTGAGGAAATCCTCCAAAATGACCGTGCCGACCTGGTACTGCTTGCACGCGAACTACTCCGTGACCCATACTGGCCGAGAAAAGCCGCACATGAGCTGGGTGTGGAAATCAAAGCCCCTCAACAATACGACCGGGCATGGTAATGGACGTAAAAAAGGAGTGAAGCGATATCGCTTCACTCCTTTTCTTATGTAACCGTCATTCCATTCACAGCAGAATATGCGCCATCATTCATACACTTTCTGCGCTTCATACCTGAATCCGATACAGGAATAGTTTTGTTTTTGATACATCAGTCGCGGCGTATCTTCTCCATCCGCGACGAGGATCACCGTCTTGTCATCGAATCGATCCATCACAAACTGTTGCAGTCTGGTTCCGATCCCTTTCTTCTGAAAAGTCTCATGTACCATCAGTCCATCGATTTCAGCCGTTTCATCCTTGATGATCACATCCACTGATCCGGCAGGTTCCCCTTTATCATAAGCAAGAACCTGCATCACATGGGGATGTTGGAAATTACGTTTATGCATGCCTACCTTTTCGTCAGCAAATGCAGCGCCATACGCCATATCCTGCTCATATTGAAACGCCAGATAAGCATCGAGCTCGACTTCACTCACTTCTCTTATTTCAATTTCAGGGGTATTTTCCACCCGGGGGAAAACATCGGGTGCAATCTTGTACAGTTCAGTGAAGCCAATCCCATAACCTTCTTCTTCCATAACAGCCTTCAATTCCGCCGGAAGCTCCTGATCCTGGGGAAAAATGTACTTCACATGCTTCTGTCCGTTTGATTGTTGGAATTTCCTCAAGAAGCTGGCAGCTTCTAAAAATTCAGCTCTTGTCGGCATTCTCTTGAATTTCAGAAAATTACTATCATATCTTGTGAGCATTTCTGGAAAATGAATATGTTCGTACAATTCATTTTCTGCCACATTATGGCCTGGATTGTAAATATCGTCAAAAGTGATCCCGTTCATCCGTCATTTCCCCTTTGGTCTGTATATTTGATCTCCCCTACGCCCAAATCCGTTGAACAGATGCCCCGTTCTCTTCAATCTTCACCATATAAACATCAGGATTTGACAGGGCAAACAATTCATCGTAGCCATACTTCTCATCAAACAGTCTCAAAAGCAGAGTCGTTAAGTTTCCATGACTCACGCACACAATGGAATCTTCCTTTTTGGAGGTGATGTCATCTACGAAGGACCGTGCCCGGTCCATCGCCATTTGGTTTGACTCACCTCCTGGCAATGATAGTGAAAAATCATCAAAGCTTTCTTTCAGCTTTTCCTTCCAATCAGGAAGATCCTTTTCAGATAGAATTCTTTCTCCCAATCGATCATCAAAGGAAACCTTTAACCCTGACTGCCTGGCAAACGGCTCAATCGTCTTTTCTGCCCGGAAAAAGGGGCTGGAATATATCGCTTGGATCGACCTGTTTTCTAAGAAAGATGCAAGCCGAACCGCCTGCGCTTCCCCTTCTTCCGTTAGTGGGGCCTGTACTTGCTGCCCTTCTGCCTTTGCATGACGCACGATATAGATTGTTTTCATAATAGTCCCCCTCTATTTCTTTAAAGGAATCTCATACTCCATAAAGTCGCTTGCAATGTGTGTGTTAGGAAACACTTCCCTCGCTTCCCCTTCAAGCTCTTCCCACGATTCCTTTGCAAATCTGGACGAGATATGGGTCAAAAAGAGTGTATGTGCCCCTGCAGCTGCTGCAGTCTCTCCAGCCTGCTTTGTTGTCGAATGGAAATATTCTCTCGCCATCTCCTCCTGATCTCGATTGAACGTCGCTTCATGGACGAGTACATCGGCAGATTCACCCAGCTTGACCGCATTATCACATACCCTTGTATCACCAAGGATCGTGACGGTCCTGCCAGGTATCGGAGGTCCAAGGAAATCAGTGCCATCGACCACGGTCCCATCTTCAAGCTGAACGGTTTCTCCTGATTTCAATTTTTTATATAGGGGGCCGGGCGGAATGCCTACTTCCCGTAACCTGTCTACTTGAAGGATGCCAGGCTTGTCCTTTTCCACCACCCTGTAACCGAAAGTCGGAAGAGCGTGATCCAGTTCCCTTGCTTCCACGGTGAACCCATCGTCTTCAAAAATAGTCCCTTCCTCGATTTCGATGACCTCAAGTGGGTACTGAAGGTGCGTCCGGCTGACAGAAAGTGAAACAGAGATGAACTCTTTGATCCCTTTCGGACCGTATACCGTCAACCCAGAATCCCCTCCTTGAAAAGACCTGCTCCCGAGCAGTCCAGGCAGCCCATAAATATGATCACCGTGAAGGTGGGTGATGAAAATCTTCTCGATCCTTCTCGGTTTTAAACTCGTATGTAAAATTTGATGCTGCGTCGCTTCCCCGCAATCAAAAAGCCAAACCGCACCCCGCTCTTCCAACAGCTTCAGTGCGATACTCGTGACGTTGC
The nucleotide sequence above comes from Bacillus sp. KH172YL63. Encoded proteins:
- a CDS encoding iron-sulfur cluster biosynthesis family protein; the protein is MKIQLTKEAVQKIDDTIENQQGHLKLKYDTEGCGCVVSGIPALWFVKQPVEGEDIEIETNSYPILVEKSKMVFLDDELKIDFSSQSNTFQLKSPGQIINGRMSLRLFPEE
- a CDS encoding CDGSH iron-sulfur domain-containing protein is translated as MTKAQIKVNDNGSFRVSGDVELIDADGNVFPTKQVFTLCRCGLSVKMPFCDASHKGKFESCVRAEKVLDEE
- a CDS encoding YolD-like family protein — translated: MIRDRGRIKWTSMMLPEHVKLLRDWAKEDTHEKKVELDEQELDRMNEVVAEAMEFGKQVSITHHKNHRHQLLIGTIHHVDSLEGKLHVVDKFEEVYYLSLATVVDIRFFD
- a CDS encoding Y-family DNA polymerase produces the protein MTVDYSVLPHHKILCIDMKSFYASCSAVMEGLDPLECHLAVVGDKDRQGSIVLAASPRLKKDFGIKTGSRMFEIPNDPRIRLVEPKMATYVRISTELTRLFHRYVPKDAIHTYSVDESFIKIDGATNLWGDATTIARKIKDDMEREFQLPCAIGIGPNMLLSKLCLDLEAKKKGVAEWTYKDVPKKLWPLSPLREMWGIGGRLEKSLNRMGIFSVGQLAKYDLEKLEAKFGVMGNQLYYHAWGVDLSEIGAPIMDGQVSFGKGQILMRDYKEKKEIKRVILEMCEEVARRARNHRKAGRTVSFGIGYSHEEFGGGFHRSRTIEEPTNITMDLYRVCLALFEENYSGKTVRKIHISLSNIVEDGSLQVSLFEPDRWEKRELGYVVDRIRNKYGSGSLLRAVSYTEAGTARHRARLVGGHKS
- a CDS encoding glucose-1-dehydrogenase, with the protein product MYTDLTDKVAIITGAATGIGKAIAKRFASEGCKVVINYFNEEENPEALLQEIVEAGGTASIIQGDVSKEEDVQRFVRCAHDTYGRLDIYVNNAGVENEVPSENLSLEDWQRVINTNLTGTFLGCREAAKYMLDHDIKGSIINISSVHEIIPWPHFVHYAASKGGVKLLMESLALEFAPDGIRVNNIAPGAIDTPINAEKFSDPEKKKGVEKLIPLGYIGEPEQIASCAAFLASEQAGYVTGTTLIADGGMTKYPGFQAGKG
- a CDS encoding GRP family sugar transporter; translated protein: MGILLALIPAVAWGSLVFVSVKLGGNAYSQTVGITIGALLFATGVFFIKSPELTLFVWGIGLISGVFWAVGQVNQLASVKFIGVSKTVPISTGMQLIGTTLFGVLVFKEWETTETILLGSGAVLALIIGVVLTSFTQKSEDDEGSQLKKGLLTLLLSSGGYIAYVVILRWFDIDGWEAILPQAIGMFIGAVVITFRHKPFNKYTIRNILTGLMWASGNLGLLLALPRIGVATSFSLSQTGIVISTLGGLFFLGEKKSKKQILLVIAGCLLIIIGGVLLGFTKE
- a CDS encoding alpha/beta fold hydrolase, with the translated sequence MDKWIQYGVTALLFPGSIVNSIIRKKEEQPPAGKMLHTPRGTFHVIEKGQGPLTIMMDAGLSGSSLHWHHVQEKLSQHAHTISFDRGGYGWSDRRSGQYDGKETVKDMTAILEGLGCTSPLVMVGHSYGGLNVRLFAQEHRKRVKGIVLVDAVHEERYETEETDRMEAIKKNLRWMKLGYYSAYTGVPRLLKMKVGGRMIAKEVAHLHSYMAYKPSAYEAVYKELRDSGFTARQVKESTPLHRDLFMTIIQSNNKSPEWLRYQEKLQQLTDHPTVILTDHGHNIHMENPSLVARAVSEQLKKIDTHILKEESVRS
- a CDS encoding DUF3221 domain-containing protein, which encodes MKKCLIVLILGFCILFSGCGPSTSVNSSQASTDFIGFVTQLEQDQVLVNDVWFSFDNHTVMVTDKDKKVGKEEIEMGKKVNVRFDGKLEESYPRRAAADQFVFLTDQQSKTEASAVQLVMRDPRFSQVVIQSIEKNPTGLYSLRFKDLSIDRDVHVIVNVDNERVIVPIHTSTK
- a CDS encoding SDR family NAD(P)-dependent oxidoreductase; the protein is MNSRLKGKTIVITGASGGIGEQMAIKVAKSGGNLALIARRVHLLEALKEKLGTVYKCKVEIYPLNVTDYDQIPGTFQQILNDFGTIHALINNAGYGIFQEAHETSFQDVKGMMDVNVLGLMACTGEVLPIMREQGFGHVINIASQAGKFASPKSSAYSASKHAVLGYTNSLRMEAKRYGVYVTAVNPGPIATDFFTIADESGTYTKNVEKFMLDPRKVAEEVVRALLTNKREINLPRWMNAGSRIYQLFPSFVEKVGNSFFFKK